The DNA segment CATTTGCCAATTCAGCAAGTTCCTCAATATTGTTAATCATATATAACTTTCCTTTTTTTACAATATATGAATGATCTTCAAGCCATTTAATATTCTTTGCAATGGTTACCCTTGTAGTACCTAGTAAGTTTGCCATTTCCTGATGAGTAAAACTAATGGTTACTTGAACCTGGTTCTCACCTATCCTTACGCCATATTGTAAAGATAGCTGAATGAAAGCAGCACAAACCCTCGGCAGGGCTTTCATATAGCTTAATTGTAAAGATTGCGAACACAAAAGCCGATATTTTTTTGTAATAAGGTCAAGAGTTTGTTGAATGTATTGTGGGTTATTCGAAAGAAAATCAAAAAAGGTTGGGATTGAAATTCTATGTAGTATTACGTCAGATGCGGTTATTGCATTAGTAGCATAACGGGAGTCACCATTCAAAGAACACTCACCTAGTAGCCCATTTTTCCCGATAATTGCGAGCGCCTTTTCTTCTCCGTTTGGTGAAATCAAGAACAACCGAACGCGCCCAGATTCAATTAAATATATATAATGGCCAACTTCGTTTTGATGGAAAATAGTTTCGTGCTTTTCAAATCTAATTTGTTCGGATTTTGGCTTTAATTCCTGCCACGTAAAAGGAAGATAGTCCAGCCAAGGATTTAGCAAATTGAACTCATTAACTATATCATTCATTTTCTTCACCTCATTTTGATATGAAAGGACTTTGTTTATGGAAAATTTAGTAGGAATTAGATCGGAATTTCCCATCTTAGAAAAGAAAATCATACTTTCAAGTTGTTCACAAAGTGCAATATCACGTAAGGTAATTGAAGCCATGGATGCATATAAGAATAGCTTAATAGAAGAAGGTATGTCTTGGGATGTTTGGATGGAAAAGGTGAATAGCGCGAAGGTGAAATTCTCTAAACTTATTAACTGTAGACCTGATGAAGTAGCCATCTTATCTTCAGTTTCTGATTCTATTTCATCTATATTACACTCATTAGATTTAAATATGCAAGAGGTTTGTGTAACAGAAATGGATTTTCCTTGTATTGGCCACGCAGTCTTGGCACAAAAAAGAATTCAAAATTTTAAGGTTACATTTATACCATCGGATAATAATGTTATACCACTAGAATACTATGAAGCATATATATCTGAGAAAACAGGACTTACATGTATTCCACATGTTTCCTATTACAATGGATTCAAACAAGATATTAAAGAAATCGCAAAAATTGCCCATAAAAAGGGATCGCTTCTTTTAGTAGATGCCTATCAGTCTGCAGGCAGTTTAGAAATAGACGTTAAGGATATGGATATTGATATATTGGTAACGGGAATGCAGAAGTATCTTCTAGGTGTACCTGGCATCTCGTTCCTTTATATAAAAAAAGAGATTTCAGAACAATTATCACCGTCGACCATTGGATGGTTTGGGCAGAAAAACCCATTTGACTTTAATTTAAAATCATTGGAATTAGCTGAGTCTACGCAGCGATTTAATACTGGGACCCCTCCAGTAGTTAATGCATATATCGCTGATGCAGCTCTATCTCTCATAAATGGGATTGGGATAAAGGCAATAGAGAACCATTTGTACAATTTATCATCTTATACTTTAGAAACTGCTACTCAAATGGGATTTCAGATTGCTAGTCCATTAGATTTACAAACGAAAGGTGCCAGCACAGCAATTTATGTTAAGGATGCTAATAGGATTGAAAATTTATTGAAAGAGCAAGGCATTATTGTATCGGCTCGAAAAGATGTCATTCGTATCGCACCACATATTTATAATACCAAAGAAGACATTTATGAAAGTTTAGCTCAGTTAAGCCGTTTAACTTTGTGATTCCCCCTATTATACTTATTGAGTCTAGCCTAATATTAGGCTAGCAATTTTTTTGAAATTAAAAACGCACCTTTCAAAACAGGTGCGCTCGATTTAATAATTTTGGATTATTTAATGTTCTGGCTTATCATTATTTTTTGCTGTCCCTTCATATGAATGACTTTGCCAATTTCCTCAAGTTCCACCAAATCTTCTTCTACCACTCTT comes from the Neobacillus sp. PS2-9 genome and includes:
- a CDS encoding Crp/Fnr family transcriptional regulator — protein: MNDIVNEFNLLNPWLDYLPFTWQELKPKSEQIRFEKHETIFHQNEVGHYIYLIESGRVRLFLISPNGEEKALAIIGKNGLLGECSLNGDSRYATNAITASDVILHRISIPTFFDFLSNNPQYIQQTLDLITKKYRLLCSQSLQLSYMKALPRVCAAFIQLSLQYGVRIGENQVQVTISFTHQEMANLLGTTRVTIAKNIKWLEDHSYIVKKGKLYMINNIEELAELANEKMLFP
- a CDS encoding aminotransferase class V-fold PLP-dependent enzyme — translated: MENLVGIRSEFPILEKKIILSSCSQSAISRKVIEAMDAYKNSLIEEGMSWDVWMEKVNSAKVKFSKLINCRPDEVAILSSVSDSISSILHSLDLNMQEVCVTEMDFPCIGHAVLAQKRIQNFKVTFIPSDNNVIPLEYYEAYISEKTGLTCIPHVSYYNGFKQDIKEIAKIAHKKGSLLLVDAYQSAGSLEIDVKDMDIDILVTGMQKYLLGVPGISFLYIKKEISEQLSPSTIGWFGQKNPFDFNLKSLELAESTQRFNTGTPPVVNAYIADAALSLINGIGIKAIENHLYNLSSYTLETATQMGFQIASPLDLQTKGASTAIYVKDANRIENLLKEQGIIVSARKDVIRIAPHIYNTKEDIYESLAQLSRLTL